Within Armatimonadota bacterium, the genomic segment CGAGCGCGTCGGCCTTCTTCGGGGGAACCGCCATCAACAGCCCGCCGGACGTCTGCGGGTCGCACAGTATCAGCCTCGCCGGCTCGTCAACCTCGTCGTCGAACGACACGTCCGCCGCCACGTACTCGAAGTTCGAGTAGGCCCCGCCCGGCACCATGTCCCGCTCCGCGAGTTCGCGCACGTCGTCGAGCACGGGCACGCGCGACAGGCTGATCCTCGCGCCGAGCCTGCTCGCCGAGCACATCTCCCAGAGGTGCCCGAGCAGCCCGAACCCCGTGATGTCGGTGCAGGCGTCCACGCCGACCTCGGACATGACGGTTGACGCGCCGCGGTTGAGCGTGGTCATCAGCTCGACCGCCTTCCGGACCGACGGGGCCGACGCCGCGCCGCTCTTGATCGCGCCGGTGATGATGCCGATCCCGAGCGGCTTCGTGAGGACGAGCTTGTCGCCCTTCCGCGCGCCGGAGTTCTTGACGATCGCGTCAGGGTGCGTGAACCCGACGACCGCCATGCCGTACTTCGGCTCCGGATCGTCTATCGTGTGGCCGCCGACGATGCTGACCCCCGCCTCCTTCGCCTGGTCCGCGCCGCCCTGGAGGATCGCGTCGAGCACGTAGATCGGCAGGGTCTTCACCGGGAAGCCGACGATGTTGAGCGCGATCGCGGGCCGGACTCCCATCGCGTAGCAGTCGCTCATCGCGTTGGTGGCGGCGATCGCCCCGAAGTCGCGGGGGTCGTCTACGACAGGCGTGAAGTAGTCTACCGTGAACGCGACGGCGAGGTCGTCCCGGATCTTGTACACCGCGGCGTCATCGGCGGTGTTCATGCCGACGAGCACGTTGGGGTCAACTATGGGCGGTAGGTGGCGCAGAACCTGCGCCAGGTCCTTAGGACCGACTTTGCATGCTCACCCGCCGCCGTGACTGTACGCGGTCAGTCGTATCTCATCAGCCATTCGCGTTCACCTCCTTTTCCCCTCCCACTCCTACTCGTACTCTCCGGATGCTGAACCAAGTTCAGCATGACAGTGGGCGCGCGACACACAAAACGATGTCATCCTGAACTTGATTCAGGACCCACACACCGCCTGGATGCTGAAACGAGTTCAGCATGACACCCGCGTGCATGCCGAAACGAGTTCAGCATGACAGCGGGCGCGCGGCACACAAAACGATGTCATCCTGAACTTGATTCAGGACCCACACACCGCCTGGATGCTGAAACGAGTTCAGCATGACACCCGCGTGCATGCCGAAACGAGTTCAGCATGACAGTGGGCGCGCGGCACACAGAACGATGTCATCCTGAACTTGATTCAGGATCCACACGCAGCCAAGTCGCGCCACTCCGGGTTCGTCTCCTCTATCAGCGCAATCTTCCAGGCCCTGTGCCAACTCTTGAGTTGTTTCTCCCGTCGGATAGCATCCCTGGCTTCCCGGCATTCCTCATACCATACCAGCGTCTTGACTGCATATTTCCGCGTGAATCCCGGCACAAGCCCGGACTTGTGCTCCAACACGCGCCGTTCCAGGTTGTTCGTTACGCCTATGTAGAGAGTACCGTTCCTGCGACTTGCCAGCATGTACACGTACATACTCGGCTCCTGTGTGCATCGCACTTGGCACCAGGGGCTCGATGCCCTACTTGGATGCTGAACCAAGTTCAGCATGACAGTGGGCGCGCGGCACACAAAACGATGTCATCCTGAACTTTATTCAGGACCCACCCTACTCCTGGATGCTGAAACGAGTTCAGCATGACACCCGCGTGCATGCCGAAACGAGTTCAGCATGACGGCGGAGACGCACTTCATGCCCCGCGCTTGCCCGGCTCGTACACGCAGTACGGCTCCGGGTCGAGGTAGTTGCCCGTGAGCGCGTATGCCCGGGCCCTGCATCCCATGCAGACGCGCCGGTACTCGCAGGCCCCGCACTTGCCCCGCAGGTTATCTTCGCCGCGCAGGTCGCGGAACACCTCCGCATTCTCCCAGATGTCGCCGAAGTCCTCCCGCCGGACGTTCCCCGCCGACACCGGCAGGTACCCGCACGGGTAGACCTCGCCCGCGTGGGAGACGAAGCAGACCGCCGAGCCCGCCAGGCATCCCTTCGTCATCGCCTCGAAGCCGTGAGTCTCCGGGGTGATGCGGATTCCCTCCTCCTTCGCCCGCTGGCGCATGACCCGGAAGTAGTGCGGCGCGCAGGTCGCCTTCAGCGCGATCCCGGCGTCCTTCGAGCGGTCGTAGAACCAGTTCAGCACGC encodes:
- the selD gene encoding selenide, water dikinase SelD; its protein translation is MADEIRLTAYSHGGGUACKVGPKDLAQVLRHLPPIVDPNVLVGMNTADDAAVYKIRDDLAVAFTVDYFTPVVDDPRDFGAIAATNAMSDCYAMGVRPAIALNIVGFPVKTLPIYVLDAILQGGADQAKEAGVSIVGGHTIDDPEPKYGMAVVGFTHPDAIVKNSGARKGDKLVLTKPLGIGIITGAIKSGAASAPSVRKAVELMTTLNRGASTVMSEVGVDACTDITGFGLLGHLWEMCSASRLGARISLSRVPVLDDVRELAERDMVPGGAYSNFEYVAADVSFDDEVDEPARLILCDPQTSGGLLMAVPPKKADALVLALIEAGVPAAVIGEIVEDRPGRIEVLP
- a CDS encoding GIY-YIG nuclease family protein translates to MYVYMLASRRNGTLYIGVTNNLERRVLEHKSGLVPGFTRKYAVKTLVWYEECREARDAIRREKQLKSWHRAWKIALIEETNPEWRDLAACGS
- a CDS encoding SPASM domain-containing protein encodes the protein IARRIRESGVQRVSVSIDGARAGSHDSFRRLPGAFDCAWEGVERIKAEGVPFQINTTVTRHNIEEIPAILELAKERGAAALHMFLLVPTGCGKEIADDEMISPDEYERVLNWFYDRSKDAGIALKATCAPHYFRVMRQRAKEEGIRITPETHGFEAMTKGCLAGSAVCFVSHAGEVYPCGYLPVSAGNVRREDFGDIWENAEVFRDLRGEDNLRGKCGACEYRRVCMGCRARAYALTGNYLDPEPYCVYEPGKRGA